The following nucleotide sequence is from Chromobacterium rhizoryzae.
GGTGGGGGTACTGAATCCATTTACGCATGGTGTGTCCTTCAATCCCGCCGCCTGGGCGGCGGGATGGCATCGATGAACTGCGGGCTTTAGATGACGCCGCGGCGGATCTGGTCCTCTTCGATCGACTCGAACAGGGCGCGGAAGTTGCCCTCGCCAAAGCCCTCGTTGCCCTTGCGCTGGATGATCTCGAAGAAGATCGGCCCGATCACGGTCTCGGTGAAGATCTGCAGCAGAATGCCGGCGCCGTCCACCGGCGCGCCGTCCACCAGGATGTGGTTTTTGTGCAGGCGCGCCAGGTCTTCGCCATGGCCCGGCACCCGCTCGTCCACTTTTTCATAATAGGTGTCCGGGGTGTCGAGGAAGCGGGTGCCGGCGGCTTTCAGCGTTTCCACGGTGCGGTAGATGTCGCGGGTGGTCAGCGCGATGTGCTGAATGCCCTCGCCGTGGTATTCGCGCAGGAATTCCTCGATCTGGCTCTTGTCGTCGGAGGATTCGTTGATCGGGATGCGGATTTTGCCGCAGGGGCTGGTCATCGCCTGGGACACCAGGCCGGTGAGCTTGCCCTCGATGTCGAAGTAACGAATTTCGCGGAAGTTGGCGATATCGGTGTAGAAACCCGCCCACTTCGCCATATTGCCGCGGAACACATTGTGGGTCAGGTGATCGATCTCATACAGGCCCACGCCTTGCGGATGCTGGTCTACGCCGTCCAACGGCTGGAAGTCCACGTCGTAGATGCTGTGTTCCGGACCGTAGCGATCGACGAAATACAGTGCCGAGCCGCCAATCCCCTCCACCGCCGGAATATTCAGCTCCATGAAGCCGATCGGGCGCTCGTACTTCTTGGCGCCGTGGGCCAGCGCGTATTCATAGGCCTTGGCCGCGTCCTTGACGCGCCACGCCATCGCACAAGCCGACGGGCCGTGCTCGTGGCCGAAATCGTTGGCCGGCTGCGACGACTCGCCGTTCAAGATGAAATTGATGTCGCCCTGGCGGAACAGGCTGACGTTCTTGCTGCGGTGGCGCGCCACTTCGCTGAAACCCAGCGACAGAAACAAGGCCTTCAGTTTGGCCAGGCCTTCGGCGCTGGGCGCGGTGTATTCGACAAATTCAAAGCCGTCGGTGGCCAGGGGGTTTTGCAGTATGGTTTCCATTTTCATCTGTTTCTCCTGTTGTAGATGAGTGTGCGGCCGCTGGGCGGCGAGCGGAGCGTGGCGCCGCTCTGAACCGGCGACTTGATCTGGTATTCCGCGCAACAAGCTTGTTTATAAACAAGTAACAGTAGCTTTTGATGACATGTCTTGTGATAGTCTTGTCATGACATGTTGTAAAAAGCCCTGTGCAACGCATTTGGCTTCGCGTGGAAAAGTCGGAAGGGAAAAGACTGAATGAGGAGAAAGGCGCTTGCCGCGCGCTGGTTTGACTTGCCGCGACGAACGACAAGCTTCTCCTCAGAATGTGAATCTTATCTCCGCCGTCTTATTCACTCGACAAACCCCGGTGCTTTTTTAGCGCCGTGTGTAGAATGCGTTTTTAGGCTTTTTATTCTATGGAAACTACGGGGCAATTTTCTTGCTAAATACCAAGAAACCAGTAATAACTAAGTATAAAACACTAATATTTTGCCTCTTTTAGGAGAAAACATGCCAAGTCTTACATTAGATAAGACAGACTTGCGTATTCTGGCCGAACTGCAACACGACGGCCGCTTAACCAATGTGGAATTAGCAGAACGGGTGGCCCTGTCTCCATCCCCTTGCCTGCGTCGCCTAAAGCAGCTGGAGGAATCCGGCGTGATCCGCCAATACGTGGCGCTGCTGGACCCGGCCCGCATCGGCCTGGGCCTGCAAGCCTGGG
It contains:
- the hppD gene encoding 4-hydroxyphenylpyruvate dioxygenase: MKMETILQNPLATDGFEFVEYTAPSAEGLAKLKALFLSLGFSEVARHRSKNVSLFRQGDINFILNGESSQPANDFGHEHGPSACAMAWRVKDAAKAYEYALAHGAKKYERPIGFMELNIPAVEGIGGSALYFVDRYGPEHSIYDVDFQPLDGVDQHPQGVGLYEIDHLTHNVFRGNMAKWAGFYTDIANFREIRYFDIEGKLTGLVSQAMTSPCGKIRIPINESSDDKSQIEEFLREYHGEGIQHIALTTRDIYRTVETLKAAGTRFLDTPDTYYEKVDERVPGHGEDLARLHKNHILVDGAPVDGAGILLQIFTETVIGPIFFEIIQRKGNEGFGEGNFRALFESIEEDQIRRGVI